One genomic segment of Microbacterium sp. BLY includes these proteins:
- a CDS encoding GNAT family N-acetyltransferase, with protein MADADTGTGAGTGTGTGGVSAAAVSAAAVSATRAAAAAGVSIRLLDDVDDFTRVSELFQSIWTKQGEASPVNVETLRALSKAGSYVGGAFDGTELVGACFGFFASPGRRALHSHIAGVSGRMRGRSVGFALKVHQRAWALAEGLDEISWTFDPLISRNAHFNLVKLAAEPTSYHRNFYGHMADALNGADDTDRMLVTWSLRDPRVVAASDGTPCPPDPAARDAVPLLSVGDDLSPQLTPTDARRVRVALPRDIEALRISDPDRATRWRLALRETLGDLLDARGRVLSFDRSGAYTIDRGEQG; from the coding sequence ATGGCGGATGCCGACACCGGCACAGGCGCCGGCACGGGTACGGGTACGGGTGGCGTGAGTGCTGCTGCGGTGAGCGCTGCTGCGGTGAGCGCCACGCGGGCTGCTGCCGCGGCGGGCGTCTCGATCCGGCTCCTCGATGACGTCGACGACTTCACGCGGGTCTCGGAGCTGTTCCAGAGCATCTGGACGAAGCAGGGCGAGGCGTCGCCCGTGAACGTCGAGACGCTGCGCGCGCTGTCCAAGGCGGGCAGCTACGTCGGCGGGGCCTTCGACGGCACGGAGCTCGTGGGCGCCTGCTTCGGGTTCTTCGCCTCGCCCGGCCGCCGCGCGCTGCACAGCCACATCGCCGGCGTGTCGGGACGGATGCGGGGACGCAGCGTCGGATTCGCGCTCAAGGTGCATCAGCGCGCCTGGGCGCTCGCGGAGGGGCTCGACGAGATCTCCTGGACGTTCGACCCGCTCATCAGCCGGAACGCGCATTTCAACCTCGTGAAGCTCGCGGCGGAGCCGACCTCGTACCACCGCAACTTCTACGGGCACATGGCCGACGCCCTCAACGGCGCGGACGACACCGACCGGATGCTCGTCACCTGGTCGCTGCGCGACCCGCGGGTCGTCGCGGCCAGCGACGGCACCCCGTGTCCTCCGGATCCCGCCGCGCGCGACGCGGTGCCGCTGCTGTCCGTGGGCGACGACCTCTCCCCGCAGCTGACCCCCACCGATGCGCGACGGGTGCGGGTCGCCCTCCCCCGCGACATCGAGGCGCTGCGGATCAGCGACCCGGACCGTGCGACCCGGTGGCGGCTCGCCCTCCGGGAAACGCTCGGCGACCTCCTGGACGCCCGGGGGCGCGTGCTCTCGTTCGACCGCTCGGGGGCCTACACCATCGACAGAGGAGAACAGGGATGA
- a CDS encoding helix-turn-helix domain-containing protein, which translates to MSVTTRPRASLGRVIEDLGTTLLEVVSGAVDDDAVIETVVIHDVLDDAMPMRGALVLGVGLSDPHEVAQLRETLGRQGAAALVLRAPVRTDPVLREAATAAGVPVLALTRGASWAQLTAMLRSLIAEGDVGDQAATTLGGMPSGDLFALANAIATLLNAPVTIEDRSSRVVAFSGRQDEADPARIETVLGRQVPERFARQLEERGVFQELYRSEDPIHVGPVETTDGLPSYPRVALAVRAGDEILGSIWAAVQEPLAPDRARALKDSAGLVALHMLRLRAGADVERRLRADLLATILEGGPGAADAVSRLRLDDHRCVVLALSAVEEPDDDPSAGARSIAERHRVADAFAVHLGAVYLRSAVAPIGDTVYAVVALRPETGEAEDTASDADARAARVATDFLGRLGAAGDIRVGVGTVAHDAAGIPSSRANADRALRVVRQASSAEPVALFTAVQMEALLVELGDLVRARGDQPTGPVARLLAQDRERGTHLVETLRAWLDAFGDVAEASARVYTHPNTFRYRLRRLAEIGGIDLSDPDARFSAMVQLRLLAPES; encoded by the coding sequence ATGTCCGTGACGACACGTCCGCGTGCCAGCCTCGGCCGCGTGATCGAAGACCTCGGCACCACGCTGCTCGAGGTCGTCAGCGGTGCCGTCGATGACGACGCCGTGATCGAGACCGTCGTCATCCACGACGTCCTCGACGACGCGATGCCGATGCGCGGGGCGCTCGTGCTGGGCGTCGGGCTGAGCGACCCGCACGAGGTCGCTCAGCTGCGGGAGACGCTGGGTCGCCAGGGAGCCGCCGCCCTCGTCCTCCGGGCCCCTGTCCGCACCGACCCCGTGCTCCGGGAGGCCGCCACCGCGGCCGGCGTCCCCGTGCTCGCGCTCACCCGTGGCGCGTCGTGGGCGCAGCTGACCGCGATGCTGCGGTCGCTCATCGCGGAGGGCGACGTCGGCGATCAGGCGGCCACGACCCTCGGCGGCATGCCGTCCGGCGACCTGTTCGCGCTCGCCAACGCGATCGCCACCCTCCTCAACGCCCCGGTCACGATCGAGGACCGCAGCTCCCGGGTGGTGGCGTTCTCGGGCCGTCAGGACGAGGCCGACCCCGCGCGCATCGAGACCGTCCTCGGCCGCCAGGTGCCGGAGCGGTTCGCGCGGCAGCTCGAGGAGCGGGGCGTGTTCCAGGAGCTCTACCGCAGTGAGGATCCCATCCACGTCGGCCCCGTGGAGACCACCGATGGTCTGCCGTCGTACCCGCGGGTGGCCCTCGCCGTCCGCGCCGGCGACGAGATCCTCGGATCGATCTGGGCCGCCGTGCAGGAGCCGCTCGCTCCGGACCGGGCCCGTGCCCTCAAGGACTCCGCGGGGCTGGTCGCCCTGCACATGCTGCGGCTGCGCGCGGGAGCGGATGTGGAGCGCCGGCTCCGCGCCGACCTCCTCGCCACGATCCTGGAAGGCGGCCCCGGCGCGGCGGACGCCGTCTCCCGCCTGCGCCTGGACGACCACCGCTGCGTCGTCCTCGCCCTGTCCGCGGTCGAGGAGCCGGACGACGACCCGTCGGCGGGGGCGCGCAGCATCGCCGAGCGCCACCGCGTCGCCGACGCCTTCGCCGTGCACCTCGGCGCCGTGTATCTGCGGTCGGCGGTCGCCCCGATCGGCGACACCGTCTACGCCGTCGTCGCCCTGCGCCCCGAGACCGGGGAGGCGGAGGACACCGCGAGCGATGCGGACGCGCGGGCCGCACGGGTGGCGACCGACTTCCTCGGGCGGCTCGGCGCCGCCGGGGACATCCGGGTCGGCGTCGGCACCGTGGCGCACGATGCGGCGGGGATCCCCTCCTCCCGGGCGAACGCCGACCGCGCGCTGCGCGTGGTGCGCCAGGCCTCGTCCGCGGAGCCCGTCGCCCTGTTCACGGCCGTCCAGATGGAGGCACTCCTCGTCGAGCTGGGCGACCTGGTCCGCGCCCGAGGCGACCAGCCGACCGGGCCCGTCGCCCGCCTGCTCGCCCAGGACCGGGAGCGCGGGACGCACCTCGTGGAGACCCTGCGTGCCTGGCTGGACGCCTTCGGGGACGTCGCGGAGGCCTCCGCCCGCGTCTACACGCACCCGAACACGTTCCGCTACCGGCTGCGGCGGCTGGCCGAGATCGGGGGGATCGACCTCTCCGACCCCGACGCCCGCTTCTCCGCGATGGTGCAGCTGCGGCTGCTCGCACCGGAATCCTGA
- a CDS encoding serine hydrolase, with protein sequence MTHVTVDDLLALRTPEQPALSPDGSRIVYALRGNDREEDRETRALWQVPAAGGTPVPLTQGSADSTPVWSPDGTQLAFLRAEDGPAQVWLLPASGGEARALTSLPLGAGAPAWSPDGTRLAFTAPVDTAALPGDDTATILARRSAPTATDRLGYKADGAGVLGTLVQQLHVVDVDSGAVTVLTRGRAHASDPFWSPDGTRLAFSTADEDDADLTMRIPVFVASATDPNRAPVRVSPPDVQAAAVGWTPDGAQVIAAGRLDTEVGNADLLLFPADGGGAPRNLTAAADRNVMPGGPGYPGGMPQFAADGRLVFCLRDNGSSHVYAVSLDGGAPEPLLAGTANVSGLSVAGSTAAVVLATPDSFGDVAVLDLTDGTTAVRTEYGTPELALLPAEERRFTISDGTVVTGWLRRDPAAEGPLPLLLDVHGGPHNAWNGAADLIHPYHQILAQRGWAILTLNPRGSDGYGDAFFSAVSGGWGVSDAKDFLEPIDELVAEGVADPARLAVTGYSYGGFMTCFLTSRDDRFAAAVAGGVVTDLLSMGGTSDYGHYLSAKENGGLPWRDREKLAAQSPYTHVDRVQTPTLILQGAADDRCPVGQAEQWFTALRERGVPTRMVLYPGGSHLFLLSGPPSHRADYSQRVIDWVEQYAPAAGKPIRPRLDARHWQQRLSALAAAHKVPGATLGILRLGEEPVYAHHGILNVRTGIETTDDSLFQIGSMGKVWTASALMRLVDQGRLDLDTPIVEYVPEFASSDPEVTRTVTMRHLLSHTSGIDGDVFTDTGRGDDTLEKYVAHLDGVAQNHPLGATMSYCNAGFVLAGRVMEKITGTTWDQAMRDLLYEPLGLTHSCTLPEEAVMFRTATGHTEIGDDGPVLAPAWMLPRSMGPAGLINSTTADVLAFARMHLENGLAADGTRVLSEESVRRMQQHEVDVPDPYSLGDSWGIGWILFDWDGRKLIGHDGNTIGQSSFLRILLDEQIAVTLLTNGGNTRDLYDELFDEIFAELAALHLPAGLTPPAEPYVDDFSAFEGVYDRSGVRTEIFRDGDGLRMRTTLNGPLAALLPDPVEEHALVPVRRNEFVMRAEGEQAWHPVVFYSLPTGEQYLHHGVRAAPKVS encoded by the coding sequence ATGACCCACGTCACCGTCGACGACCTGCTCGCCCTCCGCACCCCGGAGCAACCGGCGCTCTCCCCCGATGGCAGTCGCATCGTGTACGCGCTGCGCGGCAACGACCGGGAGGAAGACCGCGAGACCCGCGCGCTGTGGCAGGTGCCGGCCGCCGGCGGCACCCCGGTGCCCCTCACCCAGGGCTCGGCCGACTCCACGCCGGTGTGGAGTCCGGACGGTACGCAGCTCGCCTTCCTCCGCGCCGAGGACGGCCCGGCGCAGGTGTGGCTCCTCCCCGCGTCCGGCGGCGAGGCGCGCGCACTCACGAGCCTGCCGTTGGGAGCGGGCGCGCCCGCGTGGAGCCCCGACGGCACCCGCCTGGCCTTCACCGCCCCCGTGGACACCGCGGCGCTCCCCGGTGACGACACGGCGACGATCCTCGCCCGCCGCTCGGCGCCCACCGCGACGGACCGGCTCGGCTACAAGGCCGACGGGGCCGGTGTGCTGGGCACGCTCGTGCAGCAGCTCCACGTCGTGGACGTCGACTCCGGCGCCGTCACGGTCCTCACCCGAGGGCGTGCCCACGCCTCCGACCCGTTCTGGTCGCCGGACGGCACCCGCCTCGCGTTCTCCACTGCCGACGAGGACGACGCCGACCTCACGATGCGCATCCCCGTGTTCGTCGCCTCCGCGACCGACCCGAACCGCGCCCCCGTGCGCGTGAGCCCGCCGGACGTGCAGGCCGCCGCCGTCGGATGGACGCCGGACGGCGCGCAGGTGATCGCGGCGGGACGCCTGGACACGGAGGTCGGGAACGCCGACCTGCTGCTGTTCCCCGCGGACGGCGGCGGCGCACCGCGGAACCTCACCGCGGCGGCGGACCGGAACGTCATGCCCGGCGGCCCCGGCTATCCCGGCGGCATGCCGCAGTTCGCCGCGGACGGACGGCTCGTCTTCTGCCTCCGCGACAACGGCTCCTCGCACGTGTACGCCGTCTCCCTCGACGGTGGCGCCCCCGAGCCGCTGCTCGCCGGGACGGCGAACGTCTCGGGGCTGTCCGTCGCCGGCAGCACCGCGGCCGTCGTGCTCGCCACCCCCGACTCCTTCGGCGACGTCGCGGTGCTCGACCTCACGGACGGCACGACCGCGGTGCGCACGGAGTACGGCACCCCCGAGCTCGCCCTCCTCCCCGCCGAGGAGCGCCGGTTCACGATCTCGGACGGCACCGTCGTCACAGGCTGGCTGCGGCGCGACCCCGCCGCCGAGGGGCCGCTGCCGCTGCTGCTCGACGTGCACGGCGGCCCGCACAACGCCTGGAACGGCGCCGCGGACCTCATCCACCCGTACCACCAGATCCTCGCGCAGCGCGGCTGGGCGATCCTCACCCTCAACCCCCGCGGCAGCGACGGGTACGGCGACGCGTTCTTCTCCGCGGTCTCCGGCGGCTGGGGCGTCAGCGACGCCAAGGACTTCCTGGAGCCGATCGACGAGCTGGTCGCCGAGGGCGTCGCCGACCCGGCGCGCCTGGCGGTGACCGGCTACAGCTACGGCGGGTTCATGACCTGCTTCCTCACCTCGCGCGACGACCGCTTCGCGGCCGCGGTCGCCGGCGGCGTCGTCACGGACCTGCTCTCGATGGGCGGCACGTCCGACTACGGCCACTATCTCTCCGCCAAGGAGAACGGCGGGCTCCCCTGGCGCGACCGGGAGAAGCTCGCCGCCCAGTCCCCCTACACGCACGTGGACCGCGTGCAGACGCCGACGCTGATCCTGCAGGGCGCCGCGGACGACCGCTGCCCCGTCGGTCAGGCGGAGCAGTGGTTCACGGCGCTGCGCGAGCGCGGCGTCCCCACCCGCATGGTGCTCTACCCGGGAGGGTCGCACCTGTTCCTCCTGTCGGGGCCGCCCTCGCATCGGGCCGACTACTCCCAGCGGGTGATCGACTGGGTCGAGCAGTACGCGCCCGCCGCCGGAAAGCCCATCCGACCGCGGCTGGACGCCCGGCACTGGCAGCAGCGGCTGAGCGCGCTGGCCGCCGCGCACAAGGTGCCCGGCGCGACGCTGGGCATCCTCCGCCTGGGCGAGGAGCCGGTGTACGCCCACCACGGCATCCTCAACGTGCGCACCGGCATCGAGACGACCGACGACTCGCTGTTCCAGATCGGATCGATGGGCAAGGTGTGGACCGCCTCCGCGCTCATGCGCCTCGTCGACCAGGGCCGGCTCGACCTCGACACCCCGATCGTCGAGTACGTGCCGGAGTTCGCCTCCTCGGACCCGGAGGTCACCCGCACCGTCACGATGCGGCACCTGCTCAGTCACACCAGCGGCATCGACGGCGACGTGTTCACCGACACCGGCCGCGGCGACGACACCCTGGAGAAGTACGTCGCCCACCTGGACGGCGTCGCACAGAACCACCCCCTCGGGGCCACGATGTCGTACTGCAACGCGGGCTTCGTCCTCGCCGGTCGGGTGATGGAGAAGATCACCGGCACGACGTGGGACCAGGCCATGCGCGACCTGCTCTACGAACCGCTCGGCCTCACCCACTCCTGCACGCTGCCGGAGGAGGCGGTCATGTTCCGCACCGCCACCGGGCATACGGAGATCGGCGACGACGGCCCCGTGCTCGCCCCGGCATGGATGCTGCCGCGGTCGATGGGGCCGGCCGGGCTCATCAACTCCACGACGGCCGACGTGCTCGCCTTCGCCCGCATGCACCTCGAGAACGGCCTCGCCGCCGACGGCACGCGGGTGCTGTCGGAGGAGAGCGTGCGCCGCATGCAGCAGCACGAGGTGGACGTGCCCGACCCGTACTCCCTCGGTGACAGCTGGGGCATCGGCTGGATCCTCTTCGACTGGGACGGGCGCAAGCTCATCGGCCACGACGGCAACACGATCGGGCAGTCGTCGTTCCTGCGGATCCTCCTCGACGAGCAGATCGCGGTCACGCTGCTGACGAACGGCGGCAACACCCGTGACCTGTACGACGAGCTGTTCGACGAGATCTTCGCGGAGCTCGCCGCCCTCCACCTGCCCGCCGGCCTCACCCCGCCCGCGGAACCGTACGTCGACGACTTCTCGGCGTTCGAGGGCGTGTACGACCGGTCCGGCGTCCGCACCGAGATCTTCCGGGACGGCGACGGCCTCCGCATGCGCACCACGCTCAACGGACCGCTGGCGGCGCTGCTGCCCGATCCGGTGGAGGAGCACGCCCTCGTCCCCGTGCGCCGCAACGAGTTCGTGATGCGCGCCGAGGGCGAGCAGGCGTGGCATCCCGTCGTCTTCTACTCCCTGCCCACCGGCGAGCAGTACCTGCACCACGGCGTCCGCGCCGCACCGAAGGTGTCGTGA
- a CDS encoding M20/M25/M40 family metallo-hydrolase produces MPVQAAPELAVVLADIERLVACESPSDDRAAVARSADAVAALGERLLGVAPERVVIDGRTHLRWRLGDGPAAVLVLGHHDTVWPIGTLGRLPSGVGDGVLRGPGCFDMKTGVVMALHAVAALPDRAGVTILLTGDEELGSPSSRQLIEDEARGCRAAFVLEAAADGGHLKTARKGVSLYRVHVSGRAAHAGLEPERGVNAAVEAAQLLLAVAALDDPGRGTSVTPTLLTAGTTTNTVPAAAEFAVDVRAWTVAEQQRVDAALHALTPRRDGATVRIEGGPNRPPLEAALSAELFARASAIAASAGLTPFDGVAVGGASDGNFTAGIGVPTLDGLGAVGGGAHADDEHVLVALIPERLLLLERLLQEQLAAATPGEGR; encoded by the coding sequence ATGCCGGTGCAGGCGGCCCCGGAGCTCGCGGTGGTCCTGGCCGACATCGAGCGCCTCGTGGCCTGCGAGTCGCCCTCCGACGACCGCGCCGCGGTGGCCCGGAGCGCCGACGCCGTGGCCGCCCTCGGCGAACGTCTCCTGGGGGTCGCCCCCGAGCGGGTCGTGATCGACGGACGCACCCACCTGCGGTGGCGTCTCGGCGACGGACCGGCCGCGGTGCTGGTGCTCGGGCACCACGACACCGTCTGGCCGATCGGCACCCTCGGACGGCTGCCGTCCGGGGTCGGGGACGGTGTGCTGCGCGGCCCGGGCTGCTTCGACATGAAGACCGGTGTGGTGATGGCGCTGCACGCCGTCGCCGCCCTCCCCGACCGTGCCGGGGTGACCATCCTCCTCACGGGCGACGAGGAGCTCGGTTCGCCGAGCTCGCGACAGCTCATCGAGGACGAGGCGCGGGGCTGCCGTGCGGCCTTCGTGCTCGAGGCGGCCGCCGACGGCGGGCATCTCAAGACCGCCCGCAAGGGCGTCTCCCTCTACCGCGTGCATGTCTCGGGACGAGCGGCGCATGCGGGGCTGGAGCCGGAGCGGGGCGTGAACGCGGCGGTGGAGGCGGCGCAGCTGCTCCTCGCGGTCGCCGCGCTCGACGACCCCGGCCGGGGCACGAGCGTCACCCCGACCCTGCTGACGGCCGGGACCACGACGAACACGGTGCCCGCCGCGGCGGAGTTCGCGGTGGACGTGCGGGCGTGGACCGTCGCGGAGCAGCAGCGCGTGGACGCCGCGCTGCACGCGCTGACCCCCCGGCGGGACGGCGCCACCGTCCGGATCGAGGGCGGCCCGAACCGGCCCCCGCTCGAGGCGGCCCTCTCGGCGGAGCTGTTCGCCCGGGCCTCCGCGATCGCCGCGAGCGCGGGTCTGACCCCGTTCGACGGGGTGGCGGTCGGCGGCGCCTCGGACGGCAACTTCACCGCCGGCATCGGCGTGCCGACCCTCGACGGCCTCGGCGCCGTGGGCGGCGGCGCGCATGCCGACGACGAGCACGTACTGGTCGCGTTGATCCCGGAGCGCCTGCTGCTCCTGGAACGGCTGCTGCAGGAGCAGCTGGCCGCCGCGACGCCGGGGGAAGGACGATGA
- the menC gene encoding o-succinylbenzoate synthase, whose translation MKLTGFELRVIEMPLVSPFRTSFGVQTVREAVIVRAVSDEAEGWGEGVAMNDPLYSSEYVEASVDVITRFLLPALARVPDLDAAGVAPALAPFKGHRMSKAAVELAVLDAELRARGVPLSRELGAVRDRVECGVSVGIMDSIPALLDAVAGYLDEGYVRIKLKIEPGWDIEPVRAVRERFGDDVLLQVDANTAYHRGDARHLARLDPFDLLLIEQPLDEEDLLGHAQLAKSMTTPICLDESIVSARAAADAIALGACSIVNIKPGRVGGYLEARRIHDVCAANDIPVWCGGMLETGIGRAANVALAALPGFTLPGDTSGSGRYYARDITDPFVVEDGTLAVPTGPGIGVTPHPDALDAVTVRTEWITF comes from the coding sequence ATGAAGCTCACCGGGTTCGAACTGCGCGTGATCGAGATGCCGCTGGTGTCGCCGTTCCGCACGTCGTTCGGCGTCCAGACCGTGCGGGAGGCGGTGATCGTGCGGGCCGTGTCCGACGAGGCGGAGGGCTGGGGCGAGGGCGTCGCGATGAACGACCCGCTCTACTCGTCCGAGTACGTCGAGGCCAGCGTCGACGTCATCACCCGCTTCCTCCTCCCCGCCCTCGCCCGGGTCCCCGACCTGGACGCGGCCGGGGTCGCTCCCGCCCTCGCGCCGTTCAAGGGTCACCGGATGTCGAAGGCCGCGGTCGAGCTCGCGGTGCTCGACGCCGAGCTGCGCGCGCGGGGCGTGCCGTTGTCCCGGGAGCTCGGGGCGGTCAGGGACCGCGTCGAGTGCGGGGTGTCGGTGGGCATCATGGACTCGATCCCCGCGCTGCTGGACGCCGTGGCCGGATACCTCGACGAGGGCTACGTGCGCATCAAGCTGAAGATCGAGCCGGGGTGGGACATCGAGCCCGTGCGCGCGGTGCGCGAGCGCTTCGGCGACGACGTCCTGCTGCAGGTCGACGCGAACACCGCGTACCACCGCGGCGACGCCCGTCACCTCGCCCGCCTCGACCCGTTCGACCTGCTCCTCATCGAGCAGCCCCTGGACGAGGAGGATCTGCTCGGGCACGCCCAGCTCGCGAAGAGCATGACGACGCCGATCTGCCTCGATGAGTCGATCGTCTCGGCGCGGGCCGCTGCCGACGCCATCGCCCTCGGCGCGTGCTCGATCGTGAACATCAAGCCGGGTCGGGTCGGCGGCTACCTCGAGGCCCGCCGCATCCACGACGTGTGCGCGGCGAACGACATCCCGGTGTGGTGCGGAGGCATGCTCGAGACCGGAATCGGACGAGCAGCGAACGTGGCACTCGCGGCACTCCCCGGGTTCACCCTCCCCGGGGACACGTCCGGCTCCGGCCGGTACTACGCGCGCGACATCACCGACCCGTTCGTCGTCGAAGACGGCACGCTCGCCGTCCCGACCGGGCCGGGGATCGGCGTGACCCCGCACCCCGACGCGCTGGACGCCGTCACCGTGCGCACGGAGTGGATCACGTTCTAG
- a CDS encoding ABC transporter ATP-binding protein has protein sequence MSELRFDHVSVRYGSHRSGLTAVDDATLTVPSGSVVGLVGESGSGKSTLARAAIGLAPISEGAITLDGVDVRSFRRRRPIQMVFQDPFSSLDPRMTIGESIAEALPRDLRGGRARRAEVARLLDLVSLDADRAEALPAALSGGQRQRIALARALAARPEVVIADEITSALDVSVQGSVLNLVRDLRAELDLTMLFISHNLSVVRYLSDHIAVMYLGRIVEVGPTAQVLADPQHPYTRELLQAAPTRHGDLLAVDPLAPIAVEPADPHAPPAGCRFHPRCPIGPVSRPDRQICVQTEPARPTGPIGAACHFAGSVPPPQSAVLLSVAATTPAAPAADTLN, from the coding sequence ATGAGCGAACTGCGCTTCGACCACGTGAGCGTGCGCTACGGCTCGCACCGTTCCGGACTCACCGCCGTGGACGACGCGACGCTGACCGTGCCCTCCGGTTCCGTCGTCGGCCTGGTCGGCGAATCCGGCTCGGGCAAGTCGACCCTCGCGCGCGCCGCCATCGGCCTCGCACCGATCAGCGAGGGCGCCATCACGCTCGACGGCGTGGACGTGCGCTCCTTCCGTCGCCGTCGTCCCATCCAGATGGTGTTCCAGGACCCGTTCTCCTCGCTCGACCCGCGGATGACGATCGGCGAGTCGATCGCCGAGGCGCTGCCCCGCGACCTCCGAGGGGGCCGGGCCCGCCGCGCCGAGGTCGCCCGGCTGCTCGATCTCGTGAGCCTCGACGCCGACCGGGCCGAGGCCCTCCCCGCCGCCCTCTCCGGAGGACAACGGCAGCGGATCGCCCTCGCCCGGGCGCTCGCCGCCCGTCCCGAGGTCGTCATCGCCGACGAGATCACGTCCGCGCTGGACGTGTCCGTGCAGGGGTCCGTGCTGAACCTCGTCCGGGACCTCCGGGCCGAGCTCGACCTCACGATGCTCTTCATCTCCCACAACCTCTCCGTCGTGCGCTACCTCAGCGACCACATCGCCGTGATGTACCTCGGCCGGATCGTCGAGGTCGGCCCCACCGCGCAGGTGCTCGCCGACCCGCAGCACCCCTACACGCGCGAGCTGCTGCAGGCCGCCCCCACCCGCCACGGCGACCTGCTGGCGGTCGACCCGCTCGCCCCGATCGCCGTGGAGCCCGCCGACCCGCACGCGCCGCCCGCCGGGTGCCGCTTCCACCCGCGGTGCCCCATCGGCCCCGTCTCCCGCCCCGACCGGCAGATCTGCGTGCAGACGGAGCCCGCCCGTCCCACGGGTCCGATCGGTGCGGCCTGCCACTTCGCCGGATCTGTGCCGCCGCCCCAAAGCGCGGTCCTGCTTTCGGTCGCCGCCACAACACCGGCAGCGCCCGCAGCCGACACGCTGAACTGA